A genomic window from Streptomyces mirabilis includes:
- a CDS encoding class I SAM-dependent methyltransferase, which yields MLDYDKEADAYDASRGGEPRAAAAADAVLGLVPDDARALLDVACGTGIVTRRLAAARPTLRVTGADAAQGMARMAAARLPGAVVRADSRRLPFPDASFDAVTSVWLLHLVDGAEDVRAIVAECARVLRPGGVYVTTVDKAAAHDVGSDIDAVLASRPRRPAQDRTEDVEAYAVEHGLAPTGRARFPGRGQGRSPRSTVADLRRGWFTRIAPDDPLVERFVTLLEALPDQEVPRPDPQFALRAFRKIPAARTP from the coding sequence ATGCTGGACTACGACAAGGAAGCCGACGCATACGACGCCAGCAGGGGCGGTGAGCCCAGAGCGGCCGCCGCCGCGGACGCCGTACTCGGCCTCGTCCCCGACGATGCGCGGGCCCTGCTCGACGTCGCGTGCGGCACCGGAATCGTCACGCGCCGCCTCGCCGCCGCCCGCCCGACACTCCGGGTGACGGGCGCGGACGCCGCGCAGGGCATGGCCCGGATGGCGGCGGCACGGCTCCCGGGCGCGGTGGTCCGCGCCGACAGCCGCCGACTGCCCTTCCCCGACGCCTCGTTCGACGCCGTCACCAGCGTCTGGCTGCTCCATCTGGTCGACGGCGCCGAGGACGTCCGCGCCATCGTCGCCGAGTGCGCGCGGGTCCTGCGCCCGGGCGGCGTGTACGTCACCACCGTCGACAAGGCCGCCGCGCACGACGTGGGCAGCGACATCGACGCCGTACTCGCCTCCCGCCCGCGCCGCCCCGCCCAGGACCGCACCGAGGACGTCGAGGCGTACGCCGTCGAGCACGGCCTGGCCCCGACCGGTCGGGCTCGTTTCCCGGGCCGCGGCCAGGGCCGCAGCCCGCGCAGCACGGTGGCGGACCTGCGCCGCGGCTGGTTCACCCGGATCGCCCCGGACGACCCGCTGGTCGAGCGTTTCGTCACGCTGCTCGAAGCGTTGCCCGATCAGGAAGTCCCGCGCCCCGACCCGCAGTTCGCTCTCCGCGCGTTCAGGAAGATCCCCGCCGCGCGAACTCCATGA
- a CDS encoding YafY family protein codes for MKSSRLVSILLLLQTRGRMTAADLAEELDVSVRTVYRDVEALSAAGVPLYGDAGHAGGYRLLDGYRTRLTGLTEGEAEALFLAGVPGPAAELGLGPVLAAAQLKVRAALPRELRTHADRISGRFHLDAPGWYADADDTPHLPAVADAVWNARVLHVLYRRWREPTDVRRRLEPYGLVLKAGRWYVVAGPGPRTFRVDQILELAATEEEFSRPETFDLAAYWTAYQREFHDRLRRAEAVIRIAPGTVLTGPAARAVEVDGRVDQDGWTRATVPIESIDQAHDAFLGLGAAIEVLEPAALRERIARTVAALVRLYA; via the coding sequence GTGAAGTCCAGCCGACTCGTCTCGATCCTCCTGCTGCTCCAGACCCGCGGCCGGATGACCGCCGCGGACCTCGCCGAGGAACTCGACGTCTCGGTGCGCACGGTCTACCGGGACGTCGAGGCACTGAGCGCGGCGGGCGTTCCGCTGTACGGCGACGCGGGGCACGCCGGCGGCTACCGCCTCCTCGACGGCTACCGCACCCGTCTCACCGGCCTCACGGAGGGGGAGGCCGAAGCCCTCTTCCTCGCCGGCGTCCCCGGCCCCGCCGCCGAGTTGGGCCTCGGTCCGGTCCTGGCCGCCGCCCAGCTGAAGGTACGCGCCGCCCTCCCGCGCGAACTGCGCACGCACGCCGACCGGATCAGCGGCCGCTTCCACCTGGACGCCCCCGGCTGGTACGCGGACGCCGACGACACCCCGCACCTCCCCGCAGTCGCCGACGCCGTCTGGAACGCGCGGGTGCTGCACGTCCTGTACCGCCGCTGGCGCGAGCCCACGGATGTGCGGCGCCGCCTGGAACCGTACGGCCTGGTCCTGAAGGCGGGCCGCTGGTACGTCGTCGCGGGCCCCGGTCCGCGCACCTTCCGCGTCGACCAGATTCTCGAACTCGCCGCGACGGAGGAGGAGTTCAGCCGCCCGGAGACGTTCGACCTGGCCGCGTACTGGACGGCGTACCAACGGGAGTTCCACGACCGGCTGCGCCGCGCCGAGGCCGTGATACGGATCGCGCCGGGAACCGTTCTCACCGGCCCGGCGGCCCGGGCCGTCGAGGTCGACGGCCGTGTGGATCAGGATGGTTGGACGCGCGCCACCGTCCCCATCGAGTCCATCGACCAGGCCCACGACGCATTCCTCGGACTGGGCGCGGCGATCGAGGTGCTGGAGCCCGCCGCACTGCGGGAGCGCATCGCGCGCACGGTGGCGGCACTGGTCCGCCTGTACGCGTAG